The Streptococcaceae bacterium ESL0729 genome has a segment encoding these proteins:
- the glyQ gene encoding glycine--tRNA ligase subunit alpha codes for MSEQLSFQDIILTLQEFWSNQGANLMQAYDNEVGAGTMSPYTFLRANGPEPWNAAYVQPSRRPADGRYGENPNRLFQHHQFQVIMKPSPKNIQELYLQSLEALGINPLEHDIRFVEDNWENPSMGCAGIGWEVWLDGMEVTQFTYFQQVGGIEVDSVTSEITYGLERLASYIQKTDSVYDLEWGNGVLYGDIFTEPEYEHSKFAFEESDQEMLLTLFDTYEREATKLLDLGLVHPAYDYILKSSHTFNLLDARGAVSVTERAGYLHRVRAMARKVARTFIEERAKLGFPLLKDQKLRDKYLGENGKYAEKTAEGEK; via the coding sequence ATGAGTGAACAATTAAGTTTTCAAGATATCATCTTAACCCTCCAGGAATTCTGGAGCAACCAAGGTGCCAACCTAATGCAGGCCTATGACAATGAGGTAGGGGCAGGAACCATGAGTCCCTATACCTTCCTGCGTGCAAATGGTCCAGAGCCATGGAATGCGGCCTACGTGCAACCAAGTCGTCGTCCAGCTGACGGGCGTTACGGGGAAAACCCAAACCGTCTTTTCCAACACCATCAGTTCCAGGTTATCATGAAACCAAGTCCAAAGAATATCCAGGAATTGTATCTTCAGTCTCTTGAAGCTCTTGGAATCAATCCACTTGAACATGACATTCGTTTTGTTGAAGACAACTGGGAAAACCCTTCAATGGGGTGTGCAGGAATCGGCTGGGAAGTTTGGCTTGACGGCATGGAAGTTACCCAGTTTACCTACTTCCAGCAGGTTGGAGGAATTGAGGTTGACTCAGTAACATCTGAGATTACCTACGGTCTTGAACGCTTAGCAAGCTACATCCAAAAAACAGATAGCGTCTACGACCTTGAGTGGGGAAATGGCGTACTCTACGGGGACATCTTTACCGAGCCTGAGTATGAGCATTCAAAATTTGCCTTTGAAGAAAGTGACCAAGAGATGCTCCTAACTCTTTTTGACACCTATGAGCGTGAAGCAACAAAACTTCTTGACCTAGGCCTTGTCCACCCAGCCTACGACTATATCCTTAAGTCATCACACACCTTCAACCTTCTTGATGCCCGCGGAGCTGTATCAGTAACGGAGCGTGCAGGTTACCTCCACCGCGTTCGTGCAATGGCAAGAAAGGTTGCAAGAACCTTTATCGAAGAGCGTGCAAAACTTGGCTTCCCTCTTCTTAAGGATCAAAAGCTTCGCGACAAGTATCTGGGAGAAAATGGAAAATACGCAGAAAAAACAGCTGAGGGAGAAAAATAA